Proteins encoded together in one Candidatus Neomarinimicrobiota bacterium window:
- a CDS encoding mannose-1-phosphate guanylyltransferase — MKSEGMYGVIMAGGRGTRFWPLSRDSRPKQLLNIIGDRSMLQITVDRLRKMDFMKEIVIVSGREQESRIKDEIEGVSHENIIVEPSGKNTAPCIGLSAYHLLKRDPHSVMGVFPADHLIVGHKKFSAALRTASELARSEDALVTIGVVPSSPHVGYGYIQFDQRNELIEGKAYKVKTFAEKPSRSVAERFLKSGDFLWNSGMFVWKASAYLDAMETLLPEHYEILKDIGESVGTEDYPSTLEDQWELLTPKSVDYGILEKAENIVVVRSEFEWSDLGSWNSFYDMLPKNGSGNVIRGDAIVVDAENSLIHSNSKLTAVIGLKNIVVVNTDDATLVVSRDRVEEVKKIVTLLKKSGRDEVL; from the coding sequence ATGAAATCTGAAGGTATGTATGGAGTTATAATGGCAGGTGGGAGGGGTACGCGATTCTGGCCCCTGAGCCGGGACTCTCGTCCCAAGCAACTTCTGAATATTATTGGTGACCGGTCCATGCTTCAGATAACGGTTGACCGACTGCGCAAAATGGATTTCATGAAGGAGATAGTAATCGTCAGCGGTCGCGAACAAGAGTCAAGAATTAAGGATGAAATCGAAGGTGTAAGTCATGAGAATATCATTGTGGAGCCATCGGGCAAGAATACGGCGCCGTGTATAGGTCTCTCAGCCTACCATCTTCTCAAGCGCGACCCTCATTCGGTTATGGGAGTTTTCCCCGCTGATCACCTTATCGTTGGTCATAAGAAGTTCTCCGCCGCGCTGAGGACTGCCTCGGAGCTGGCCCGGAGCGAGGATGCTCTTGTCACTATTGGGGTGGTGCCGTCCTCCCCCCACGTTGGATACGGGTATATTCAGTTTGATCAGCGAAATGAACTCATCGAAGGGAAAGCTTATAAGGTGAAGACGTTCGCTGAAAAGCCGAGCCGATCCGTAGCGGAGCGGTTCCTCAAGAGCGGCGATTTCCTCTGGAATAGCGGGATGTTTGTATGGAAGGCGTCGGCGTACCTTGATGCCATGGAAACTCTCCTGCCCGAGCACTACGAAATCCTGAAGGATATCGGTGAGTCGGTTGGCACAGAAGACTACCCGTCCACGCTCGAGGACCAGTGGGAACTGCTGACGCCTAAATCGGTGGACTACGGTATTCTGGAGAAAGCGGAGAACATCGTTGTCGTCAGGTCTGAATTCGAATGGAGTGACCTCGGTTCCTGGAATTCATTCTACGATATGTTGCCCAAGAACGGGTCCGGCAACGTCATCCGGGGCGATGCCATTGTGGTTGACGCGGAGAACAGTCTGATTCACTCCAATTCCAAATTGACAGCGGTTATAGGGCTGAAGAATATTGTAGTTGTGAACACTGACGACGCGACACTTGTTGTTTCGAGAGATAGGGTGGAAGAAGTGAAGAAAATTGTCACCCTTCTCAAGAAGTCCGGTCGTGACGAGGTTCTCTGA
- a CDS encoding elongation factor G, with protein MDDSRSGDIRNFSVVGHGTSGKTLLSEAMLYNAGATNRIGTIEDGTTVSDYHADEIKRQISISATLLHCEWLGKKLNMMDVPGFFDFAGEAKSALRVSDFVLTTVHGVSGPEAGTDLVWKSADEFDLPKLIVITMLNKENTHFEGVLETLRAHYSKRIFPFTLPLNPGPGFNQIADVLRQELLTYETDGSGKFQEGPLPDDWQSKVQSLHKELIEYIAESDDSLLEQFFEEGSLSEEALRGGIHAAILNGTVIPLMCVASDENVGVSRMMDIISKYCPSPADVESVRALKEGTEEEVDVVTSEDSPATLFVFKTVSEPHVGELSFFRVYSGAVKSGLDLWNSSRKASERLGQVFVMNGKTRKETAVITAGDVGAVVKLKNTHTGDTLCDRKSRVEFPRIQFPLPNIHEAVATNSKGDEEKIAMGLATLHEEDPTFIFKVDPELKQTILSGQGELQLEIVVERLRRKFNVDVDLVEPRVPFRETIKGKGNSRFRHKKQTGGAGQFAEVRMNIQPLPRGSGVEFTNSLVGQNVDRVFVPSVEKGVRAASEEGILAGYRVVDVKADFYDGKQHPVDSKDIAFQIAGREAFKEAFMKARPCLLEPISEIEIRVSEDHMGDVMGDISGRRGKILGMETEGGFQVIKAHVPQANLYRYSTTLRSLTGGRGFHTEAFSHYEELPKDLEQKMVAASKKEE; from the coding sequence ATGGATGACAGTCGATCCGGAGATATTCGGAATTTTTCTGTCGTGGGTCACGGGACTTCAGGAAAGACGCTTTTGTCCGAAGCCATGCTCTACAATGCGGGTGCGACGAATCGAATTGGAACGATAGAGGATGGGACCACGGTATCCGACTATCACGCTGACGAGATCAAGAGACAGATCTCGATCAGCGCAACTCTGCTCCATTGTGAATGGTTGGGAAAGAAGCTCAACATGATGGACGTGCCCGGTTTTTTCGATTTTGCTGGTGAGGCAAAGAGTGCCCTGAGAGTATCGGATTTTGTCCTGACCACCGTCCACGGCGTCTCGGGTCCGGAAGCGGGGACGGACCTTGTATGGAAATCCGCAGATGAATTCGACCTCCCCAAATTGATCGTGATCACCATGTTGAATAAAGAGAATACACATTTTGAAGGCGTCCTCGAGACGCTTCGTGCACACTATTCGAAGAGGATTTTTCCTTTCACGCTTCCTCTGAATCCGGGGCCCGGTTTCAATCAGATAGCCGATGTGCTCAGACAGGAGTTGCTGACGTATGAAACGGATGGGAGTGGAAAGTTTCAGGAAGGCCCCCTTCCCGATGATTGGCAATCCAAGGTGCAATCCCTGCACAAGGAATTGATCGAATACATCGCTGAATCCGACGATTCCCTCCTTGAGCAGTTCTTCGAAGAAGGAAGTCTATCTGAGGAAGCGCTTCGGGGCGGCATTCACGCCGCCATCCTCAACGGTACTGTCATTCCCCTTATGTGTGTGGCTTCAGATGAGAACGTGGGGGTTTCGCGGATGATGGATATCATCTCCAAATACTGTCCGTCTCCCGCCGATGTGGAATCCGTCAGGGCCCTCAAGGAGGGGACCGAAGAAGAGGTGGATGTAGTTACTTCAGAGGATTCACCTGCCACGCTATTTGTTTTCAAGACCGTTAGCGAACCTCATGTGGGAGAACTCTCATTTTTCCGCGTCTACTCGGGAGCCGTCAAGAGCGGTTTGGATTTGTGGAATTCGTCGCGCAAAGCATCGGAACGGTTGGGGCAGGTCTTTGTCATGAACGGTAAAACCCGGAAGGAAACGGCCGTGATAACGGCAGGTGATGTGGGGGCGGTCGTGAAGTTGAAGAATACTCACACAGGAGATACCCTTTGTGACAGGAAATCAAGGGTGGAATTTCCCAGGATTCAATTTCCTCTGCCGAACATTCATGAAGCCGTTGCGACCAATTCGAAAGGGGATGAAGAGAAAATCGCCATGGGTCTGGCAACACTCCACGAGGAGGACCCGACCTTCATTTTCAAAGTCGATCCGGAGCTGAAGCAGACCATCCTTTCGGGCCAGGGTGAACTGCAGTTGGAGATCGTTGTGGAAAGACTCAGGCGAAAGTTCAACGTGGATGTGGATCTCGTGGAACCTCGGGTTCCCTTCAGGGAGACCATCAAAGGAAAGGGGAACTCCAGGTTTCGTCACAAAAAACAGACAGGCGGGGCGGGACAATTTGCGGAAGTGCGGATGAATATCCAGCCTCTGCCCCGCGGTTCCGGTGTTGAATTCACGAATAGTCTTGTGGGTCAAAATGTGGACCGGGTATTTGTACCCTCCGTGGAGAAGGGAGTGCGGGCGGCTTCTGAAGAGGGAATCCTTGCCGGATACAGGGTGGTGGATGTGAAGGCGGATTTTTACGATGGCAAACAACACCCCGTGGATTCCAAAGATATTGCTTTCCAGATCGCTGGAAGAGAGGCATTCAAGGAGGCATTCATGAAAGCGCGGCCCTGTTTATTGGAACCCATCAGCGAGATAGAGATCAGAGTTTCCGAGGATCATATGGGAGACGTCATGGGCGACATTTCAGGCCGCCGTGGCAAGATTCTTGGAATGGAAACTGAGGGCGGTTTTCAGGTTATTAAGGCTCACGTACCTCAGGCAAACCTCTATAGGTATTCCACCACGCTCCGTTCACTCACGGGTGGGCGGGGTTTTCACACCGAAGCGTTCAGCCATTATGAGGAACTTCCAAAGGATCTTGAACAGAAGATGGTGGCAGCAAGCAAGAAAGAGGAGTAG